Proteins from one Thalassophryne amazonica chromosome 20, fThaAma1.1, whole genome shotgun sequence genomic window:
- the prrt1 gene encoding proline-rich transmembrane protein 1 yields MASEKHALDDSGRQTMQPPPYLPGPQDPSVPQHPVMPTAPGTQPNYPPLPQPPGSDGYLQETQFHCGPLGPPGAPQGYTVQTQGPGGTMPHSPVGYLHPGYPLQLQPCTAYVPVYSMASGQPYVPAPGGHPAIPPGQIHPMQMPPSITLMDRRPPHDYLPIAVLTTVCCFWPTGIIAIIKAVQVRTAISRGDMVTAEIASREARNFSFISLAVGIASIVLCTILTVVVIIASQHHDDDWEP; encoded by the exons CTCTTGATGACTCTGGCCGTCAGACCATGCAGCCCCCTCCGTACCTACCAGGGCCGCAGGACCCCAGTGTTCCCCAGCACCCCGTCATGCCAACCGCACCAGGAACCCAGCCCAACTACCCTCCTCTGCCTCAGCCTCCAGGCTCAGACGGATACCTCCAAGAGACACAGTTCCACTGCGGCCCGCTGGGACCCCCAGGGGCCCCACAGGGCTACACAGTCCAAACCCAGGGACCGGGAGGGACAATGCCTCATTCCCCTGTTGGGTACCTTCACCCAGGCTACCCCCTTCAGCTGCAGCCCTGCACAGCTTATGTGCCCGTCTACTCCATGGCATCG GGTCAGCCCTACGTCCCAGCCCCTGGAGGTCACCCAGCAATCCCACCGGGCCAGATCCATCCCATGCAAATGCCACCAAGCATTACTCTAATGGACCGCCGACCGCCACACGACTACCTGCCCATCGCCGTGCTCACCACAGTCTGCTGCTTCTGGCCTACAGGCATCATCGCCATCATCAAAGCAGTGCAG GTGCGCACTGCAATCTCCAGAGGGGATATGGTGACGGCTGAAATAGCCTCACGTGAGGCGCGCAACTTCTCCTTCATCAGCCTGGCAGTTGGCATTGCCTCCATCGTGCTGTGCACCATCCTGACCGTGGTGGTCATCATCGCCTCGCAGCACCATGATGATGACTGGGAGCCGTAG